The Brachyspira hyodysenteriae ATCC 27164 genome includes a window with the following:
- a CDS encoding TIGR03960 family B12-binding radical SAM protein, producing MSENLKNEILELVKSEDIIKPTRYLGGEINAIIKPDMPFKFVMCFADMYEIAISNLGLSILYEVINSIEYASCERVYAVAEDFEKLLREKNIPLYTLETFSRVKDADVLGFTLQYELIYTNILQVLELSQIPIHRDERGEDVPIIAAGGPSVFNPFPLADFIDVFLFGEFDFEMKNFVDIIYNLKKNGAKRDDILKELSKLEYAYVPKYPREHVKRIFVENINEMPYVKKPLVPLVEGIQNRISVEIARGCTHSCRFCLAGITYRPVRNRTIEKIVDIAMESLEATGANTLNLFSLSADDYPHIGELIEYLQTLGEHKGFSLSLPSLRIDSFDKDTADRIAQFRKTGLTFALEVGSHELREKINKEMDEDAIYNILADVQKMGWKIVKIYFMIGFTDNPDKEADEIIEALEKMIKVSKNKVKINAAINVFIPKPHTPLENNNQLTDEEAITYIGKVRDHFRGTKVAIKYHPPRMAEIEGIISRGDEKIGDIIYKAYKKGAKFDAWVEYFKYDVWKEVVEESGYTIKELLSKKINTPWKCIDTLVSQKFFDKEYERFQNGKFTDYCFTGNCQNCGIDYKKYCHKYKKEVLNTNFTQMVEELKTLKKRDIFAVNYKVLMKFKKEGISSLLGMHDLSRVMICALKIAGASIALSKGFHPLEKVVFTPPTPFACESEAEYMEISLTDTIDIELLKNKINNLLSHIGIEIISAVSTPLNAKNIQSLPKNTIYKIETNNDKEALKILSNKEELKTSEERKGDYLAIKKGEDLLITLLESNEKAIRVRDIKSYLSKNDINIKNIRKLELV from the coding sequence ATGAGCGAAAATTTGAAAAACGAAATACTAGAACTTGTTAAAAGTGAAGATATAATAAAGCCTACTAGATATTTAGGCGGTGAAATAAATGCTATAATAAAACCTGATATGCCTTTTAAATTCGTTATGTGCTTTGCTGATATGTACGAAATAGCAATCAGCAATTTAGGGCTTTCTATACTTTATGAGGTTATTAACTCTATTGAATACGCTTCATGTGAAAGAGTGTATGCAGTAGCTGAAGACTTTGAAAAACTTTTAAGAGAAAAAAATATACCTCTTTATACTTTAGAAACTTTCAGCAGAGTAAAAGACGCCGATGTTTTGGGATTTACTTTGCAGTATGAGCTTATATATACAAATATACTTCAGGTTTTGGAATTAAGCCAAATACCTATACATAGAGATGAAAGAGGAGAAGATGTACCTATAATAGCTGCAGGAGGACCAAGCGTATTTAATCCATTCCCTTTGGCTGATTTTATTGATGTATTTTTATTTGGTGAGTTTGATTTTGAGATGAAAAACTTTGTAGATATAATTTATAATCTCAAAAAAAACGGAGCTAAAAGAGATGATATTTTAAAAGAGCTTTCAAAACTCGAATACGCTTATGTTCCAAAATATCCAAGAGAACATGTAAAAAGAATATTCGTTGAAAATATTAATGAAATGCCTTATGTGAAGAAGCCTTTAGTACCACTTGTGGAAGGCATTCAAAATAGAATATCCGTTGAAATAGCTAGAGGCTGTACTCATAGCTGCAGATTCTGTTTGGCTGGTATTACTTATAGACCTGTAAGAAACCGCACTATAGAAAAAATAGTTGATATAGCAATGGAATCATTAGAAGCAACTGGAGCTAATACTTTAAATTTATTCTCTCTTTCTGCTGATGACTATCCTCATATTGGAGAATTAATCGAATATTTACAGACATTAGGAGAGCATAAAGGATTTTCTCTTTCTCTGCCTTCATTAAGAATAGATTCATTCGATAAAGACACTGCAGATAGAATAGCACAGTTTAGAAAAACAGGATTAACATTTGCATTAGAAGTGGGAAGCCATGAATTAAGAGAAAAAATCAATAAAGAAATGGATGAAGATGCCATATACAATATACTTGCCGATGTTCAGAAAATGGGCTGGAAGATAGTAAAAATTTATTTTATGATAGGATTCACTGATAATCCAGACAAAGAAGCTGATGAAATAATAGAAGCTCTTGAAAAAATGATAAAGGTATCAAAGAATAAAGTAAAAATAAATGCTGCTATAAATGTATTTATCCCAAAGCCTCATACACCTTTAGAAAATAATAATCAGCTTACAGATGAAGAGGCAATTACTTATATAGGAAAGGTAAGAGATCATTTCAGAGGCACTAAAGTTGCTATAAAATATCATCCTCCTAGAATGGCAGAAATTGAAGGCATAATATCAAGAGGCGATGAAAAAATAGGAGACATTATTTATAAAGCATATAAGAAAGGTGCAAAATTTGATGCTTGGGTAGAATATTTCAAATATGATGTTTGGAAAGAAGTAGTAGAAGAAAGCGGATACACTATAAAAGAATTATTAAGTAAAAAAATAAATACGCCTTGGAAATGCATTGATACTCTTGTAAGTCAGAAATTTTTTGATAAAGAATACGAAAGATTTCAAAATGGGAAATTTACAGATTACTGCTTTACAGGAAATTGTCAAAACTGCGGTATAGATTATAAAAAATACTGCCATAAATACAAAAAAGAAGTTTTAAATACAAACTTTACTCAAATGGTTGAAGAATTAAAAACTCTAAAGAAAAGAGATATATTCGCTGTAAATTATAAAGTATTAATGAAATTCAAAAAAGAAGGAATATCATCACTTTTAGGAATGCATGATTTATCAAGAGTTATGATTTGTGCTTTAAAAATAGCAGGTGCAAGCATAGCATTAAGCAAAGGTTTTCACCCATTAGAAAAAGTAGTATTTACTCCCCCTACTCCATTTGCATGCGAGAGTGAAGCAGAGTATATGGAAATAAGTTTAACTGACACCATAGACATAGAATTATTAAAAAACAAAATAAATAATTTACTTTCTCATATAGGCATCGAAATAATTAGTGCAGTATCTACTCCTTTAAATGCTAAAAATATTCAATCCCTTCCAAAAAACACTATTTACAAAATCGAAACTAATAATGATAAAGAAGCATTAAAAATATTATCAAACAAGGAAGAATTAAAAACAAGCGAGGAGAGAAAAGGCGATTATTTAGCTATAAAGAAAGGCGAAGATTTACTAATAACACTTTTAGAAAGCAATGAAAAAGCTATAAGAGTACGCGATATAAAAAGCTATCTTTCAAAAAATGATATAAATATAAAAAATATTAGAAAGTTGGAATTAGTATAA
- a CDS encoding secondary thiamine-phosphate synthase enzyme YjbQ, translating into MKSYRKVLEINYPKRRGYINITPEVQKCLNESGIKEGLVLCNAMNITASVFINDDESGLHQDFEVWLEKLAPEKPHSQYHHNGYEDNADAHMKRQLMGREVVVAVTDGKLDFGTWEQIFYGEYDGKRVKRVLIKIIGE; encoded by the coding sequence ATGAAATCTTATAGAAAAGTTTTAGAAATAAATTACCCTAAAAGGAGAGGTTATATAAATATCACTCCTGAAGTTCAAAAATGCCTAAATGAAAGCGGTATTAAAGAGGGACTTGTTTTATGCAATGCTATGAATATAACAGCAAGCGTATTTATCAATGATGATGAAAGCGGACTACATCAGGATTTTGAAGTATGGCTTGAAAAATTAGCTCCTGAAAAACCTCATAGTCAATATCATCATAACGGATATGAAGATAATGCCGATGCTCATATGAAAAGACAATTAATGGGAAGAGAAGTTGTTGTGGCTGTTACAGATGGAAAACTTGATTTCGGAACTTGGGAGCAGATTTTCTACGGAGAATATGACGGAAAAAGAGTAAAAAGAGTATTGATAAAAATTATAGGAGAATAA
- a CDS encoding CHAT domain-containing protein, which produces MIEYKSYIATQNRDYFLSHNMECITLKNSSIKKILKSTKKDDNLINIFLYDDDKNKLYGYYEIDVNNRKQIDDNYTSINISDNYKRRRGIYYKLEDKYSDFSIYEIDIKTFSKLKDRLILLNDNISQTFFSCSIDNNIFKYQAIETYPSLYVAEYEKHFDNKAYESIYKEYLRLLKYSNSENNSIDRYIELGSYLMNMLIPEKDFREHLLDGFRIVYLHLDDNTYTIPWDILSFDGKFLSENIIFSYSNASNILHNKKSDNKKLKMAIISIPNDDIVNDKQEIDSILSLQNNIKNIEIDLYKKEHNYFEFVKILESYDIVHIITHGYKDGIKLSEDYILNSVTALQNPPSLIFINACNMEEVDNKLTKSLLSSGVSTVISGIGSLADGMYLDFIYSFYSNLLHKHARINTAQAYYFAYVEVKEFYKGFIRYRFNGVPVYV; this is translated from the coding sequence ATGATAGAATATAAATCGTATATTGCAACACAAAATAGAGATTACTTTTTATCTCATAATATGGAATGTATTACTTTAAAAAATTCCTCTATAAAAAAAATTTTGAAAAGCACAAAAAAAGATGATAATTTGATAAATATATTTCTATACGATGATGATAAGAATAAATTATACGGATATTATGAAATAGATGTTAATAACAGAAAACAAATAGATGATAATTATACTAGTATAAATATAAGTGATAACTATAAGAGAAGAAGAGGAATATATTATAAATTAGAGGATAAATATTCAGACTTTTCAATATATGAAATAGATATAAAAACATTTTCAAAATTAAAAGACAGATTAATACTTTTAAATGATAATATATCTCAGACATTTTTTTCATGCTCTATAGATAATAATATTTTTAAGTACCAAGCTATAGAGACATATCCCTCACTTTATGTAGCAGAATATGAAAAGCATTTTGATAATAAGGCATATGAAAGTATATATAAAGAATATCTTCGTTTATTAAAATATTCAAATAGCGAGAATAACAGCATAGACAGGTATATAGAACTTGGAAGCTATTTAATGAATATGCTTATTCCGGAAAAAGATTTCAGAGAACATTTGCTTGACGGATTTAGAATAGTTTATCTTCATCTTGATGATAATACATATACTATTCCTTGGGATATACTTTCTTTTGATGGAAAATTTTTATCAGAAAATATAATTTTTTCATATAGCAATGCTTCTAATATTTTGCATAATAAAAAGTCAGATAATAAAAAATTAAAAATGGCCATTATATCAATACCAAATGATGATATTGTAAATGATAAACAAGAGATTGATTCTATTTTATCATTGCAGAATAATATAAAAAATATAGAAATAGATTTATATAAAAAAGAACATAATTATTTTGAGTTTGTTAAAATATTAGAAAGCTATGATATAGTTCATATTATAACTCATGGATATAAAGACGGAATAAAATTAAGTGAGGATTATATATTAAATTCAGTAACTGCATTACAAAATCCTCCTTCTCTTATTTTTATTAATGCATGCAATATGGAAGAAGTTGACAATAAATTAACAAAATCACTTCTTTCTTCTGGGGTAAGTACTGTTATTTCCGGCATTGGTTCTTTAGCTGATGGTATGTATTTAGATTTTATTTATAGTTTTTATAGTAATTTGCTTCATAAACATGCAAGAATCAATACTGCGCAGGCATATTATTTTGCTTATGTTGAAGTTAAAGAGTTTTATAAAGGGTTTATACGATATAGATTCAATGGAGTTCCTGTATATGTTTAA
- a CDS encoding S66 peptidase family protein — translation MIKPKRLEKGNTIGIITPSSACPKDKLDEGIAYLENRGYKVKLSKHVLDNHNGYGGTDEARAEDLNNFFEDDEVDAIICSRGGYGAVRILDKLDYDIIKNNPKIFAGYSDITSFHLAFYEKTGLITFHAPMASIDMVKGKSFDEASLNNMFDVLDSREKIIYKNPDGSDFESISCGDNGKAEGILIGGNFIVMMSSFGTEYFPKLNKNYILYIEEIDEKPYKIDRVISTLFNSKEIGKSIKGIVVGDFENCDLVEGEKETGFKTAKETIIERLSNLNIPVLTNVKCGHGKIKLTMAHGTMVKIDAKNKSFETLENVLI, via the coding sequence ATGATAAAGCCAAAAAGATTAGAAAAAGGAAATACTATAGGAATAATAACTCCTTCAAGTGCATGCCCAAAAGACAAACTTGATGAAGGAATAGCATATTTAGAAAATAGAGGATACAAAGTCAAATTATCAAAACATGTGCTTGATAATCATAATGGATACGGCGGAACTGATGAAGCAAGGGCGGAAGATTTAAATAATTTCTTTGAAGATGATGAAGTTGATGCTATTATATGCTCAAGAGGCGGTTACGGAGCTGTTAGGATACTTGATAAATTAGATTATGATATTATAAAAAATAACCCTAAAATATTTGCAGGATACAGCGATATAACTTCTTTTCATTTGGCTTTTTATGAAAAAACAGGGCTTATAACATTTCATGCGCCAATGGCAAGCATAGATATGGTAAAAGGAAAATCATTTGATGAAGCATCATTAAATAATATGTTCGATGTTTTAGATAGCAGAGAAAAAATCATTTATAAAAATCCAGACGGTTCAGACTTTGAGAGTATATCTTGTGGAGATAATGGAAAAGCAGAAGGCATACTTATAGGCGGAAATTTTATTGTAATGATGTCTAGTTTCGGCACAGAATATTTTCCAAAATTGAATAAAAATTATATCTTATATATAGAAGAAATAGACGAAAAACCTTATAAAATTGACAGAGTTATATCCACTTTATTTAATTCAAAAGAAATAGGAAAATCAATAAAAGGAATTGTAGTAGGAGATTTTGAAAACTGCGATTTAGTTGAAGGCGAAAAAGAAACAGGATTTAAAACTGCTAAAGAAACTATAATAGAAAGATTAAGCAATTTAAATATACCTGTACTTACAAATGTAAAATGCGGACATGGAAAAATAAAACTTACTATGGCACATGGTACTATGGTAAAAATTGATGCAAAAAATAAAAGTTTTGAAACATTAGAAAATGTGTTGATTTAA
- a CDS encoding SAM-dependent methyltransferase → MLTVYIAARDIGNYKDNTERLKEVLIESDIVLVESFREATTLFKALNINKDKECLIEFSEHTKKSKDIDEIITKIINCKTVTLISDCGTPILEDPGRLLLEYCYAHNIKVRPVAGVSSVTAAIMCLPFNFKEFYYAGLLPRDDREREKKLSYLKRLNVPVIILDTPYRLGKVLNAIKKVYSKDKEIALCLDITTESEEIIIDRVSDICSEYQEGKKREFVIVIS, encoded by the coding sequence ATGCTTACTGTTTACATTGCTGCAAGAGATATAGGTAATTATAAAGACAATACTGAAAGATTAAAAGAGGTTTTAATTGAAAGCGATATTGTCTTAGTTGAAAGTTTCAGAGAGGCTACTACACTTTTTAAAGCACTTAATATAAATAAAGATAAAGAATGTTTGATAGAGTTTAGCGAACATACAAAAAAATCAAAAGATATTGATGAAATAATTACAAAGATTATAAATTGCAAAACTGTTACTCTTATAAGCGATTGCGGCACTCCAATATTAGAGGATCCTGGAAGATTATTACTTGAATATTGTTATGCTCATAATATAAAGGTTCGTCCTGTAGCAGGTGTAAGCAGTGTTACGGCCGCTATAATGTGTTTGCCTTTTAATTTCAAAGAATTTTATTATGCTGGGCTTTTACCTCGTGATGACAGAGAACGTGAAAAAAAATTATCATATTTAAAAAGATTAAATGTACCTGTTATAATATTAGACACGCCATACAGATTAGGCAAAGTTCTTAATGCCATTAAAAAAGTTTATTCTAAAGATAAAGAAATAGCTTTATGTTTGGATATTACAACTGAAAGCGAAGAAATCATTATAGATAGAGTATCAGATATATGCAGTGAATATCAGGAAGGCAAAAAAAGAGAATTTGTAATTGTTATAAGCTGA
- the rseP gene encoding RIP metalloprotease RseP gives MSWIGAIILLSVLVFVHEMGHLLAGLAVGIKAEAFSIGFGPILFKKEIKGIDFRFSAIPFGGYCKFKGEIAEDGKVEEGDFLNMSPLKRIIVYFAGPFFNYLFAFVLLAVLVSLPSKIDLYSPTVSVFKDGKYMHSKSGITLAYEYGIQSGDTITAINGRKVESDNDILKTINDEAIQKAAENITFTLNRNGETLDIIIPSVEMLKALSGERALGLYFGNDLIIKNVIADSAASEAGLMAGDKIISINGMNANNIADFRPIVMDNASQKINITVLRNGEEITREAIPRPVTSKTVGTYGSLGVEFDSTPMRVERVAGIPFPKSIPEAFKETGNYIISYLNGLKLLFTGKLSVRENLGGPVRIIQISSQVISVDIEYRLRTILSFTATISLILFLMNLLPLPVVDGGMIVFSFIELIMRRPIDRKVLTKIQAVGAAFLITLAIFITINDITQLFR, from the coding sequence TTGAGTTGGATAGGTGCTATTATACTATTAAGTGTGCTTGTATTCGTTCATGAGATGGGACATTTACTTGCAGGCTTAGCAGTTGGAATAAAGGCTGAGGCTTTCTCTATAGGTTTCGGTCCTATACTTTTTAAAAAAGAAATTAAAGGAATAGACTTCAGATTTTCGGCAATACCTTTCGGAGGATACTGTAAGTTTAAAGGTGAAATTGCTGAAGACGGCAAAGTAGAAGAAGGAGATTTTTTGAATATGTCTCCTCTAAAAAGAATAATAGTTTATTTTGCTGGTCCTTTCTTTAATTATTTATTCGCTTTTGTACTTTTGGCTGTATTGGTTTCTCTTCCTTCAAAAATAGACTTATATTCACCTACTGTATCAGTATTCAAAGATGGAAAATATATGCATTCAAAATCAGGCATAACATTAGCTTATGAATACGGCATACAAAGCGGAGATACTATCACTGCTATAAATGGAAGAAAAGTAGAATCTGATAATGATATATTAAAAACAATAAATGATGAAGCAATACAGAAAGCTGCTGAAAATATTACTTTCACATTAAACAGAAACGGTGAAACTTTAGATATAATAATACCTTCTGTTGAAATGTTAAAGGCTTTAAGCGGAGAGAGAGCATTGGGTTTATACTTTGGAAATGACCTAATAATAAAAAATGTAATAGCTGATTCTGCTGCTTCTGAAGCTGGACTTATGGCAGGCGATAAAATAATATCTATTAATGGAATGAATGCTAATAATATAGCAGATTTCAGACCTATAGTAATGGATAATGCTTCTCAGAAAATCAATATAACTGTCCTTAGAAATGGAGAAGAGATAACAAGAGAAGCTATACCAAGACCTGTAACTTCAAAAACAGTTGGAACTTACGGAAGTTTGGGAGTAGAATTTGACAGCACTCCTATGAGAGTTGAAAGAGTTGCTGGAATACCTTTTCCTAAATCTATACCAGAAGCTTTCAAGGAAACAGGAAATTATATTATATCATATCTTAATGGATTAAAACTTTTATTCACAGGAAAATTATCTGTTCGTGAAAATTTGGGAGGTCCTGTAAGAATAATACAGATTTCTTCTCAGGTAATTTCTGTTGATATAGAATACAGACTTAGAACTATACTTTCATTTACTGCTACTATAAGTTTGATACTTTTCTTAATGAATCTTCTTCCTTTACCTGTGGTAGACGGTGGTATGATAGTATTTTCATTTATAGAGCTTATAATGAGAAGACCTATAGACAGAAAAGTTTTAACTAAGATACAGGCTGTTGGTGCTGCTTTCTTAATAACTTTGGCTATATTCATAACTATTAACGATATAACACAATTATTTAGATAA
- a CDS encoding tetratricopeptide repeat protein translates to MDFITEMENLLDKKELDKVIKRCKELIESSLKHQSDNSKLFDLALAYYYLGRAQSDYDQAIECYNNSVKYCDELIESDPNMGKVYTIRGLDNHYLEKYQEAVKDYDKAIELNRNDYYVIYNKTLSLAQLEEYQKSINILKQIVDKTDDELKVDIYNNIGLYLYYLEDYKESLHYLNKSINLNKKHYLAYFNRGITKAALREYNEAIDDFNIGISINSEDFRAYYYRGILKCQIKNYEDAILDFDKMASLYINIGMHNIVNIIMDFVYNLNSIENIFNKLISCDNIWKNDKIFSILYDNDAIKKNPEMIKYIKTNLLYQYYLLTILSFNNTLLEKYYDDKVNINHYLTLNTLMILLDEKKSDALNSNNMRITNIITANDSKEGKILEEILQINNRYINIENIDNLITFQTSFSRNTDSLTMFRLYGKENDKEFTGASVIIKKDYFNDNKIMSKLIPMDIVNQNPVRRNLYWILYYNEKENILVFNPTDSKYTNVVIDLKEIDTIDNSDYKYSNIVNIIKKIFKNIFETVDFINSNITDWQLKNYIFSYLFENIKYVIKHEAFFEEQELRILIISDIESKNIQMDTKIRKLYVNYLKLFDDKSNYIKEIIVGSKVENVESIIEYIRKLLSSKQNKELHNIPVTFSKAPLR, encoded by the coding sequence ATGGATTTTATTACTGAAATGGAAAACTTATTGGATAAAAAAGAGCTTGATAAAGTTATTAAAAGATGTAAAGAATTAATAGAATCTAGTTTGAAACATCAATCAGACAATAGTAAATTATTTGATTTAGCTTTAGCATATTATTATTTAGGAAGAGCCCAATCTGATTATGATCAAGCTATAGAATGTTATAATAATTCTGTAAAATATTGCGATGAATTAATAGAATCAGATCCTAATATGGGTAAAGTATATACTATAAGAGGATTAGATAATCATTATTTAGAAAAGTATCAAGAGGCTGTTAAAGATTATGATAAAGCTATAGAACTAAATAGAAATGATTATTATGTAATATATAATAAAACTTTATCTTTAGCTCAGTTAGAAGAGTATCAAAAAAGTATTAATATACTTAAACAAATTGTAGATAAAACAGATGATGAATTAAAAGTTGATATATATAATAATATTGGGCTTTATTTATATTATTTAGAAGATTACAAAGAATCTTTACATTATTTAAATAAATCTATAAACTTAAATAAAAAACATTATTTAGCCTATTTTAATAGAGGAATTACAAAAGCTGCTTTAAGAGAATATAATGAAGCTATAGATGATTTTAATATAGGAATATCAATAAATAGTGAGGATTTTAGAGCTTATTATTATAGGGGAATATTAAAATGTCAAATTAAGAATTATGAAGATGCAATATTAGACTTTGATAAAATGGCTAGTCTATATATAAATATTGGTATGCATAATATTGTAAATATCATTATGGATTTTGTATATAATTTAAATAGTATAGAAAATATTTTTAATAAATTAATATCTTGTGATAATATATGGAAAAATGATAAAATATTCTCTATTTTATATGATAATGATGCAATTAAAAAAAATCCTGAGATGATAAAATATATAAAAACTAATTTACTTTATCAATATTATTTACTTACTATTCTCTCTTTTAATAATACGCTTCTAGAAAAGTATTATGATGATAAAGTTAATATAAATCATTATTTAACATTAAATACATTAATGATATTATTGGATGAAAAGAAATCTGATGCGTTAAATTCAAATAATATGAGAATAACGAATATAATAACAGCAAATGATTCAAAAGAAGGAAAAATATTAGAGGAAATTTTACAAATAAATAATAGATATATAAATATAGAAAACATAGATAATTTAATAACATTTCAAACATCTTTTTCAAGAAATACTGATTCTTTAACTATGTTCAGACTATATGGTAAAGAAAATGATAAGGAATTTACAGGAGCATCAGTGATCATAAAAAAAGATTATTTTAATGATAATAAAATAATGTCAAAATTAATTCCTATGGATATTGTTAATCAAAATCCTGTAAGAAGAAATTTATATTGGATTTTATACTATAATGAAAAAGAAAATATATTAGTTTTTAATCCTACAGATTCTAAATATACAAATGTTGTTATAGATTTAAAAGAAATTGATACCATAGATAATAGTGATTATAAATATTCTAATATAGTCAATATTATAAAAAAAATTTTTAAAAATATTTTTGAAACAGTAGATTTCATAAATAGCAATATAACTGATTGGCAGCTAAAAAATTATATATTTAGTTATTTGTTTGAAAATATAAAATATGTTATTAAACATGAAGCATTTTTTGAAGAACAGGAACTAAGAATATTAATTATATCTGATATTGAATCAAAAAATATACAAATGGATACAAAGATAAGAAAATTATATGTTAACTATCTTAAATTATTTGATGATAAATCGAATTATATAAAAGAAATTATTGTGGGCTCTAAAGTTGAAAATGTAGAATCAATAATAGAATATATTAGAAAATTGTTATCAAGTAAACAAAATAAAGAATTGCATAATATACCTGTAACTTTTTCAAAAGCACCGCTAAGATAA
- a CDS encoding N-acetylmuramoyl-L-alanine amidase gives MFKLIRFIYLLAVILVITSCNDENITPIRTRKIAPKVSSAFKSPAYNLRIKYIILHYTALNDDLSFKVLTDPGVSAHYLITTREDEPIYKLVDDNDRAWHAGITMFDNRHSMNDTSIGIEIVNLGFLQKVTNTYEDLRRMTKKQREELFFIPYDEYIEFEDSQIEKVAYLLKELIEKYGIKPYNILGHSDIAPYRKKDPGPKFPWKRLYDEYNLGIWYDEYDYSNFLNDNEYRKAKVMDIKEEFIKYGYTSMPTNNVWDFDSRKVLYAFQCHFRPEKIDGNIDNETYAVIRALNLKVKKINEMEERSKANNFLTNTFFTNIFISNNIISTNWSYNTNTSLRK, from the coding sequence ATGTTTAAATTAATTAGATTTATTTATTTATTAGCGGTAATATTAGTAATTACTTCATGTAATGATGAAAATATAACACCTATAAGAACTAGGAAAATAGCTCCTAAAGTTTCAAGTGCTTTTAAATCTCCTGCATATAATTTGAGAATAAAATATATTATACTTCATTATACTGCTTTAAATGATGATTTATCTTTTAAAGTATTAACTGATCCAGGAGTATCTGCTCATTATCTTATTACTACAAGAGAAGATGAACCTATATATAAACTTGTTGATGATAATGACAGAGCTTGGCATGCAGGTATCACTATGTTTGATAATAGACATAGTATGAATGATACTTCTATTGGTATAGAAATAGTAAATTTAGGATTTTTACAAAAAGTTACAAATACTTATGAAGATTTAAGAAGAATGACAAAAAAACAAAGAGAGGAGTTATTTTTTATTCCCTATGATGAATATATAGAATTTGAGGACAGTCAAATAGAGAAGGTAGCATATTTACTTAAAGAGTTAATAGAAAAGTATGGTATAAAACCTTATAATATATTAGGGCATTCGGATATAGCTCCTTACAGAAAAAAAGATCCAGGACCTAAATTTCCATGGAAAAGACTTTATGATGAATATAATTTAGGCATATGGTATGATGAATATGATTACAGCAATTTTTTAAATGATAATGAATATAGAAAAGCAAAGGTAATGGATATAAAAGAAGAGTTTATAAAATACGGATATACAAGCATGCCTACAAACAATGTGTGGGATTTTGATTCAAGAAAGGTTCTTTATGCTTTTCAATGCCACTTCAGACCTGAAAAAATAGATGGAAATATTGATAATGAAACTTATGCTGTTATTAGGGCTTTAAATCTTAAAGTAAAAAAGATTAATGAAATGGAAGAGCGTTCTAAAGCTAATAACTTCCTTACTAATACATTCTTTACTAATATATTTATAAGCAATAATATAATAAGCACAAATTGGAGCTACAATACAAATACTTCATTAAGGAAATAG